From Alienimonas californiensis, a single genomic window includes:
- a CDS encoding Gfo/Idh/MocA family protein → MPASGSIVRWGILGAARIAVNKVIPATQRAANAEVVAIASRRRDAAERAAADLGISRVHDSYEALLADENVDAVYIPLPNDAHVPWSLKALAAGKHVLCEKPLALSSVEAQTLVDAAAAHPELKVMEAFMYRLHPQWVRFKELIDGGAIGELKSIQSFFSYFNRNADDIRNDPAKGGGALMDIGCYQISLSRWLFDAEPDRVLGRIEIDPDYGTDRIADGVLDFGRGTSTFTCSTQLVPYQRVNAFGTAGRVELEIPFNAPPNAPCVLHLQSGRAGEYGAPVREDLPVADQYTLQAEAFGDAVLNDTPVPTPLTDAVANLRVIEALRASDERGAWETL, encoded by the coding sequence ATGCCCGCTTCCGGTTCCATCGTCCGCTGGGGAATCCTTGGCGCCGCCCGCATCGCCGTGAACAAGGTGATCCCGGCGACCCAACGGGCCGCGAACGCGGAGGTCGTCGCCATCGCCAGCCGCCGCCGGGACGCCGCCGAACGGGCCGCCGCCGACCTCGGTATCTCCCGCGTCCACGACAGCTACGAAGCCCTGCTGGCGGACGAGAACGTCGACGCGGTTTATATCCCCCTGCCGAACGACGCCCACGTGCCTTGGTCGCTCAAGGCGCTGGCGGCCGGCAAGCACGTGCTCTGCGAGAAGCCGCTGGCGCTGTCGTCCGTGGAGGCTCAAACCCTCGTCGACGCCGCCGCGGCCCACCCGGAATTGAAGGTGATGGAGGCGTTCATGTATCGCCTGCATCCGCAGTGGGTGCGGTTCAAAGAGTTGATCGACGGCGGGGCGATCGGAGAATTGAAGTCGATCCAATCCTTCTTCAGCTATTTCAATCGGAACGCCGACGACATCCGCAACGACCCCGCCAAAGGCGGCGGGGCGTTGATGGACATCGGTTGCTATCAGATCTCCCTCTCCCGCTGGCTGTTCGACGCCGAACCGGACCGCGTGCTGGGCCGCATCGAAATCGACCCGGACTACGGCACCGACCGCATCGCGGACGGCGTCCTCGACTTCGGCCGCGGCACGTCGACGTTCACCTGTTCGACGCAGCTTGTGCCCTATCAGCGGGTCAACGCGTTCGGCACGGCGGGCCGGGTCGAACTGGAGATCCCCTTCAACGCCCCGCCGAACGCCCCCTGCGTGCTGCATCTTCAATCCGGCCGCGCCGGCGAATACGGCGCCCCCGTGCGGGAGGACTTGCCCGTCGCCGATCAATACACCCTCCAGGCGGAGGCCTTCGGAGACGCGGTGTTAAACGACACGCCCGTCCCCACTCCGCTGACCGACGCCGTCGCCAACCTGCGGGTGATCGAAGCCTTGAGGGCCAGCGACGAGCGCGGGGCGTGGGAAACGCTTTGA